From Paenibacillus sp. V4I7, one genomic window encodes:
- a CDS encoding glycosyltransferase: protein MRHTLVFTAPYLHSPKSAEISGILNGCNDIEARNSVIFLDRLPSSDLPSLYKYAIATIVPTLFEGSCPFPILESLAMDTSVAIGRIEVTEEVIAEMDAFITFDPYSVCEIEKAIHDLWMHKTTLLPRQKLAISNVLQRKWSEVAGEYYSLIHQIMDSN from the coding sequence ATGCGTCATACTTTAGTATTTACAGCTCCGTATCTGCATAGCCCTAAATCAGCAGAAATTTCCGGAATACTAAACGGATGTAACGATATAGAGGCCCGTAACAGTGTTATTTTTCTAGATAGACTACCATCAAGTGATCTTCCGTCACTCTATAAATATGCTATAGCCACGATTGTGCCTACGCTCTTTGAGGGGAGCTGTCCCTTCCCCATATTGGAGTCTTTGGCAATGGATACCTCGGTTGCAATAGGTAGAATTGAGGTTACTGAAGAAGTTATTGCAGAAATGGATGCCTTTATAACTTTCGACCCTTATTCTGTGTGTGAAATCGAAAAAGCAATCCACGACCTCTGGATGCACAAAACAACCTTATTGCCTAGGCAAAAGCTCGCTATAAGTAATGTACTACAACGGAAATGGTCCGAGGTTGCGGGCGAGTATTACTCATTAATCCATCAAATAATGGATTCAAACTGA
- a CDS encoding ornithine--oxo-acid transaminase yields MDTTSSMIIEKTEKYGARNYHPLPIVISRAEGVWVEDPEGNRYMDMLSAYSALNQGHRHPHILRALHEQAEKVTLTSRAFHSETLGSFYEKLANYTGKPMILPMNTGAEAVETAVKAVRRWGYEVKGIPADQAEIIVCEGNFHGRTVTITSFSSSPEYQRGFGPFTPGFRIIPYGDAAALREAIGPNTAGFLFEPIQGEAGIVIPQAGYLRECYELCQANKVLFVADEIQTGFGRTGRRFACDWEDVTPNLYIMGKALGGGVFPISAVAGDREVLDVFEPGSHGSTFGGNPLGCAVAIAALEVTLNERLAERSDELGAYFLKRLQEIQSPQITEIRGRGLFIGIDLKVSARPFCEELKAKGLLCKETHEHIIRLAPPLTITKEELDWAWQQVNDVLNEA; encoded by the coding sequence ATGGATACGACAAGTTCGATGATTATTGAAAAAACGGAAAAATACGGGGCTCGCAATTACCATCCGCTGCCAATCGTAATATCGAGAGCGGAAGGCGTATGGGTCGAGGATCCGGAAGGCAACCGCTACATGGATATGCTTAGCGCTTACTCCGCCTTAAATCAAGGACATCGTCATCCTCACATTCTGAGAGCGCTTCATGAGCAAGCCGAGAAGGTTACATTAACATCTAGAGCTTTCCATAGCGAGACGTTAGGTTCGTTTTATGAAAAATTAGCGAATTACACCGGTAAGCCGATGATTTTACCGATGAATACCGGTGCCGAAGCGGTCGAAACCGCAGTTAAGGCTGTTCGTCGTTGGGGCTATGAAGTGAAAGGGATCCCCGCCGATCAAGCTGAAATTATTGTCTGTGAAGGGAATTTCCACGGACGGACAGTCACGATCACTTCCTTCTCATCGTCGCCGGAATATCAACGCGGCTTCGGGCCTTTTACGCCGGGATTCCGCATCATTCCCTACGGGGATGCGGCGGCGCTTCGTGAAGCCATCGGGCCGAACACGGCGGGGTTCCTGTTCGAGCCTATTCAAGGCGAGGCTGGTATTGTGATTCCGCAGGCCGGTTACCTGCGGGAATGTTATGAGCTATGTCAGGCGAATAAGGTATTGTTCGTCGCGGACGAAATCCAGACGGGATTCGGCCGTACGGGTCGCCGCTTCGCTTGCGACTGGGAAGATGTAACGCCGAACCTGTACATCATGGGCAAGGCCCTCGGCGGCGGCGTGTTCCCGATCTCGGCGGTCGCCGGAGATCGAGAGGTTCTTGATGTTTTCGAGCCGGGTTCCCACGGCTCGACGTTCGGGGGTAATCCGCTCGGCTGCGCCGTCGCGATCGCGGCGCTGGAGGTCACCCTGAACGAGCGCCTCGCAGAGCGCTCGGATGAGCTTGGCGCTTATTTCCTGAAGCGGCTTCAGGAAATCCAATCTCCGCAGATTACGGAGATTCGCGGTCGTGGGCTGTTCATCGGCATTGACCTTAAGGTTTCAGCGCGTCCGTTCTGTGAAGAGCTGAAAGCGAAAGGTCTACTGTGCAAGGAGACACACGAGCACATCATTCGCTTGGCTCCGCCCCTTACGATTACGAAGGAAGAGCTCGATTGGGCTTGGCAGCAAGTAAATGACGTGCTGAATGAGGCTTAG
- a CDS encoding glycosyltransferase family 2 protein, whose protein sequence is MDAENEGVHVKNTIESALRVKTAYPFEIIVVDDGSSDGCCDFIASNLYGGQVRVIQTDGIGAAMARNKGADQAIGKYFYSAMPIYSLEIYG, encoded by the coding sequence TTGGACGCGGAAAATGAAGGCGTCCATGTCAAAAATACAATCGAATCCGCACTGCGTGTAAAAACGGCATACCCATTCGAAATCATCGTAGTGGATGACGGCTCTTCTGACGGTTGCTGTGATTTTATCGCATCTAATCTGTATGGCGGGCAAGTAAGAGTGATCCAAACCGATGGTATAGGTGCGGCGATGGCAAGAAATAAGGGGGCAGATCAGGCTATAGGCAAGTATTTCTATTCTGCGATGCCCATCTATTCTTTGGAGATCTATGGATAG
- the rocF gene encoding arginase, with translation MSTKPTIAAITVPFDLGAGRRGASKGPKAILQAGLIRGLQQMDITIDHIADIRLPDDKATPLAAEVDQTNLKYLAEAIEVNTLLAKQVSQVVEQGRFPLVIGGDHSIAIGTLAGLSGHYQNLGIIWIDAHSDLNSADTSPSGNIHGMSLAVSLGMGHPLLTSIMGSHDKVKAENIVLIAARSLDEGEKKLIRSLGIKCYTMYDIDRKGMAYIMQDAIDYISSKTDGVHVSFDVDSLDPIEAPGTGTIVKGGLHYREAHLAVEMLHEAGIVTSAEFVEVNPLLDDNNKTSHLVVGLISSLLGKQIL, from the coding sequence ATGAGTACCAAACCGACTATTGCTGCGATTACTGTGCCATTTGATCTTGGAGCAGGTCGACGCGGAGCCAGCAAAGGACCGAAAGCCATTTTACAAGCAGGTCTAATTCGAGGTCTACAGCAAATGGATATCACAATCGATCATATTGCTGATATTCGTCTACCGGACGATAAAGCAACTCCCTTGGCAGCTGAAGTTGATCAAACCAACCTCAAGTATTTGGCTGAGGCTATCGAGGTAAATACACTACTGGCTAAGCAAGTCTCTCAGGTCGTGGAACAAGGACGCTTTCCTCTCGTCATTGGCGGCGATCATAGCATAGCTATCGGTACATTAGCTGGATTATCCGGCCATTATCAAAACTTAGGTATCATTTGGATCGATGCTCATTCGGACCTAAATTCAGCAGATACAAGTCCATCCGGTAATATTCATGGGATGTCATTGGCCGTCAGTCTAGGGATGGGGCATCCCTTATTGACAAGCATTATGGGCAGTCATGACAAAGTGAAAGCGGAGAATATCGTCCTTATTGCAGCACGCTCCCTCGATGAGGGCGAGAAGAAACTCATTCGTTCTTTGGGAATCAAATGCTATACCATGTATGATATAGATCGCAAAGGAATGGCTTACATTATGCAAGATGCCATTGACTATATAAGCAGTAAAACGGACGGCGTGCATGTTAGTTTTGACGTCGATTCTCTGGATCCGATTGAAGCACCTGGAACTGGCACGATTGTAAAAGGTGGACTTCATTACCGCGAAGCTCACTTAGCTGTTGAGATGCTGCATGAAGCAGGCATTGTGACCTCAGCCGAATTCGTTGAGGTGAATCCTCTTCTTGACGACAATAACAAAACATCCCACTTAGTCGTTGGCTTAATTAGCTCCTTGCTGGGCAAACAAATTTTATAG
- a CDS encoding aspartate ammonia-lyase yields the protein MTHRIEKDFIGEKQVPSQAYYGIQTMRALENFPITGVKIHAELITALAEVKRAAALANMETHMLPKKIGEQLVKAAEEVRQGQLLEEFIVDSIQGGAGTSINMNMNEVLANRTLELLGEEKGNYFHCNPNNHVNMSQSTNDVIPTAIKIAAYRLSEQLIETMISLQSAFARKETEFDDVIKMGRTHLQDAVPIRMGQEFGAYARVLQRDINRIRHASKGLLTVNMGATAVGTGLNAKPEYVERVMFHLKGQVGIPIELAEHLVDGTQNMDAYTELSASLKVCAVNLSKICNDIRLMASGPRVGLGELKLPPRQPGSSIMPGKVNPVMPEVVNQVAFQVIGNDHTICLACEAGQFELNVMGPVLAFNLLQSLKILRNAADVFERFAIEGLEADRERCATYVEQSFGIVTALNPHLGYEVAAQLVKEAVRTGMTLKELILERGLLTPEEIEEILNPIQMTTPGIAGDRLLQPAD from the coding sequence ATGACTCATCGCATTGAAAAAGACTTTATAGGTGAAAAACAAGTTCCATCCCAAGCATATTACGGCATTCAAACGATGCGCGCATTAGAGAATTTTCCAATTACGGGAGTTAAAATTCACGCAGAACTCATTACAGCTCTGGCAGAAGTAAAAAGGGCGGCTGCATTAGCGAATATGGAAACACACATGCTGCCCAAAAAAATCGGTGAACAATTAGTCAAAGCCGCTGAAGAAGTAAGACAAGGTCAGTTGCTTGAGGAGTTTATTGTTGATTCTATTCAAGGCGGAGCGGGAACCTCCATCAATATGAACATGAACGAAGTGCTTGCTAACCGGACGTTGGAGCTGCTTGGCGAGGAAAAGGGCAATTATTTCCATTGTAATCCGAATAATCATGTCAACATGTCGCAATCCACAAACGACGTTATCCCTACCGCCATCAAAATTGCCGCGTACCGTTTATCTGAACAATTGATAGAGACGATGATTTCACTCCAGAGTGCTTTTGCACGTAAGGAAACGGAATTTGATGATGTTATTAAAATGGGACGAACGCATCTCCAGGATGCAGTTCCTATTCGTATGGGCCAAGAATTCGGCGCTTATGCACGTGTCCTCCAGCGTGATATCAATCGTATCCGTCATGCTTCTAAGGGGCTTTTGACCGTTAATATGGGGGCTACTGCTGTAGGAACAGGGCTTAATGCGAAACCTGAGTATGTGGAACGCGTTATGTTTCATCTAAAAGGGCAGGTAGGCATACCCATTGAACTAGCCGAGCATTTGGTCGACGGCACCCAAAACATGGATGCCTACACGGAGCTATCCGCTTCCCTGAAAGTATGCGCCGTGAACCTTTCAAAAATATGCAATGATATTCGATTAATGGCTTCAGGTCCTCGCGTAGGCTTAGGGGAACTGAAACTGCCGCCGAGACAACCAGGATCTTCCATTATGCCGGGTAAAGTAAACCCTGTTATGCCGGAGGTTGTGAATCAAGTGGCGTTCCAAGTCATTGGCAACGACCATACCATCTGCTTGGCCTGCGAAGCAGGTCAATTCGAACTTAACGTAATGGGCCCCGTACTTGCGTTCAACCTTCTACAATCGCTGAAAATACTGCGGAACGCGGCTGACGTGTTCGAGCGCTTTGCGATTGAGGGCTTGGAAGCCGACCGCGAGCGCTGCGCGACTTATGTCGAGCAAAGTTTTGGCATCGTCACAGCCTTGAACCCGCATCTCGGCTACGAAGTCGCCGCGCAATTAGTGAAAGAAGCTGTTCGCACTGGTATGACGCTCAAAGAGCTCATCCTAGAGCGTGGGCTGCTTACACCTGAGGAGATTGAAGAAATCCTCAATCCCATACAGATGACCACGCCGGGCATCGCTGGTGATAGATTGCTGCAACCTGCCGATTAG
- a CDS encoding DUF1361 domain-containing protein: MKTLNHWYLNLFLILLSSSTVGVYFLFKNQTYFEFLLWNLFLAWIPYILAAAAYFIHTRKSTIFRKFILIVVGLAWLLFLPNSPYVITDFIHLTILKDSYVQKGAFSFAYWYDFFIIFLFAWNGLLLGCSSMYMIQKIWKERFNHVVSWLIIAMTALLSGYGILLGREYRLNSWDALRNNGILEILRETLHQDAIIFCLLVGFVIMTVYVTFYVLVNGLGSSRNSSTYINDKTRR, encoded by the coding sequence ATGAAAACCTTAAATCATTGGTACCTGAATCTCTTCCTGATCCTACTCTCTTCTTCCACAGTTGGGGTCTATTTTTTGTTCAAAAACCAAACCTATTTTGAGTTTCTTCTTTGGAACTTATTCCTCGCATGGATTCCGTACATCCTTGCTGCGGCAGCCTATTTTATACATACCCGAAAATCTACGATCTTCAGAAAGTTCATTTTAATCGTGGTCGGTTTAGCCTGGTTGTTATTCCTGCCAAACTCTCCGTATGTCATAACCGATTTTATACATTTAACGATTTTGAAGGACTCATATGTCCAAAAAGGAGCATTCTCCTTTGCCTATTGGTATGATTTTTTCATCATCTTCTTATTTGCATGGAACGGTCTATTGCTAGGGTGCAGCTCCATGTACATGATTCAAAAGATTTGGAAAGAGCGATTCAATCATGTTGTTTCATGGCTGATCATCGCAATGACCGCGCTTCTATCCGGGTACGGCATACTTTTGGGAAGAGAATATCGCTTAAACAGTTGGGACGCTTTACGCAATAACGGCATACTGGAAATCCTACGAGAAACTCTGCATCAAGATGCCATCATTTTCTGCTTATTAGTCGGATTTGTTATCATGACGGTTTACGTAACCTTTTATGTACTCGTAAATGGCTTAGGCAGTTCAAGAAACTCAAGTACATACATAAACGATAAAACAAGGAGATGA
- a CDS encoding GntR family transcriptional regulator, protein MLQANELDMYTAIKDAIIEQKLRPNMQLVEEVLAESFGVSRTPVRNVLRRLASEKLVTVIPYKGTFVACPSTHEAKEVFEMRRVIEAAAIRKVCGTLTDDQFQQLKIMLDDEHEAHKQGDLLGALRITGDFHLRIAELASNYYYYHYLEELIALTYVIIAFYGMKKNRYCHDHEQILAAIKLGDADLAERLMVEHLSEIEASLDFEEHGVKPHSLTDIFKSRSYATVKR, encoded by the coding sequence ATGTTACAAGCAAATGAACTAGACATGTATACCGCAATTAAGGATGCCATTATCGAACAAAAGCTTCGTCCCAATATGCAGTTAGTCGAAGAAGTGCTGGCAGAATCTTTTGGAGTGAGCCGCACACCTGTACGCAATGTACTCCGCCGACTGGCGAGTGAGAAGTTAGTAACCGTCATTCCTTACAAAGGTACTTTTGTTGCTTGCCCATCCACACATGAGGCTAAAGAAGTGTTCGAAATGCGCAGAGTGATTGAAGCGGCGGCGATCCGTAAAGTGTGTGGTACGTTGACAGACGATCAGTTTCAACAATTAAAAATAATGCTGGATGATGAGCATGAAGCGCATAAGCAGGGTGATCTACTGGGAGCTCTACGAATTACGGGTGATTTCCACCTCCGCATTGCTGAATTAGCGAGCAATTATTACTACTATCATTATTTGGAAGAATTGATTGCACTCACTTATGTGATTATCGCCTTTTATGGGATGAAGAAAAATAGGTATTGCCATGATCATGAGCAAATTTTAGCGGCCATTAAGTTAGGGGATGCGGATTTAGCTGAACGATTGATGGTTGAACATTTAAGCGAGATTGAAGCATCTTTGGATTTCGAAGAACATGGTGTGAAGCCGCATTCACTTACAGATATTTTTAAGTCCAGAAGTTATGCAACCGTCAAAAGATAA
- a CDS encoding ABC transporter permease translates to MSETSVTVVADSDLLPTGTKRVEQLKKRKGYKESFMQRWNIMPFVTFFVLWEVFSQLNERFAWFNPIFLPPPTLIVSDAWVLAKTGIVLESLVSSSIRIALGFVIGCLFAVLFGVLMSKFRTFERWMSPILNLVSPIPALALLPLFIIWFGIGEFPKVLLIAWTTFVPVLVYTVDGFKSVPSTLIRSALSLGASERQIFTRVMIPSAIPNFIVGARVSLGLSFSALIVSEMMGAKSGLGYIIVDARNYFKISNMFVAIILIGLSYSLFSGLVKILERRVLAWRKGGMRDAVEK, encoded by the coding sequence ATGAGTGAAACATCGGTAACGGTCGTTGCTGACAGTGATTTGCTTCCAACTGGGACTAAGCGTGTAGAGCAGCTGAAGAAGCGCAAAGGGTACAAAGAAAGTTTTATGCAGAGATGGAACATCATGCCGTTCGTTACCTTTTTCGTCCTTTGGGAAGTGTTTTCTCAGTTAAATGAGAGATTTGCTTGGTTTAATCCGATATTCCTACCTCCACCAACCCTGATTGTGTCGGATGCCTGGGTACTGGCGAAGACGGGGATCGTGTTAGAAAGTTTAGTTTCCAGTTCAATTCGTATTGCTTTGGGATTCGTCATTGGTTGCTTATTCGCTGTATTGTTCGGAGTGTTAATGAGCAAATTCCGAACGTTTGAACGATGGATGTCTCCAATCCTCAATCTCGTAAGTCCGATTCCAGCCTTGGCTTTGCTGCCGCTATTCATCATCTGGTTCGGTATCGGAGAGTTTCCCAAAGTTCTGCTAATAGCTTGGACAACATTCGTTCCTGTACTTGTTTATACAGTTGACGGTTTTAAGTCAGTGCCATCTACACTCATTCGATCTGCCCTTAGTTTAGGCGCTTCAGAGCGGCAAATCTTTACCCGGGTTATGATTCCATCGGCGATTCCAAATTTTATTGTAGGTGCGCGGGTCAGTCTGGGTCTGTCTTTCTCGGCTTTAATTGTCTCTGAAATGATGGGCGCGAAATCAGGGCTTGGTTATATCATCGTGGATGCCAGAAATTATTTCAAAATTTCCAACATGTTTGTCGCCATTATTTTAATTGGCTTGTCATACAGTTTGTTTTCAGGCTTAGTGAAAATTTTGGAAAGGAGGGTCTTGGCGTGGCGTAAGGGTGGCATGAGAGATGCTGTTGAGAAATAG
- a CDS encoding DUF1796 family putative cysteine peptidase: MAKCSSITGIFYHIDSVHDFLAAANTPTSFPQYKDKYNRRIQRLLNCMETNEWILFVRSVATYEEANELEKILSGLVKHHFCILLILNRRF; encoded by the coding sequence TTGGCCAAATGTTCAAGCATAACCGGAATATTTTATCATATAGATTCCGTACACGATTTTCTGGCAGCTGCAAATACCCCAACTTCATTTCCACAATATAAGGATAAATATAATCGTCGTATTCAACGCCTCTTAAATTGTATGGAAACGAATGAGTGGATTCTTTTTGTTCGCTCTGTTGCAACCTATGAGGAAGCTAACGAGCTTGAAAAGATATTATCAGGTCTCGTTAAACATCATTTTTGTATACTTCTGATTTTAAATCGGAGATTCTAA
- a CDS encoding ABC transporter substrate-binding protein, with the protein MVVTACSSKQTTTSTTAPAATTAVAATTTTPAATAAAAAVPEMKDITLVGVRDAQISSQQIIADKLGYFKETGLNVTSQLIESGPDIGPMVAGGSAPLSIQTNFMDIILKSSNVPVKIVTPLAQIAGTQAVVGSKKLELKTSKDLEGKTIGIPNGADVKIAIDNMGKELGVDVSKIKYVNIAPSDAVIALQKGDIDALACWEPFITKAIQGGGKFLFSGTKSELPDKKGDVKWMSVHTTMQVSDDFIKKNPNTIKAVLAGLKKATDYINKNRDEAIKILAPELHLSVEELTQIMSRNVYSMEVDDTYVNGSNGAAVGEYLKAVGNIKTIPKPDTYHDLSLLKAVDSSLVKVEFK; encoded by the coding sequence ATGGTAGTGACAGCATGTAGTTCCAAACAAACGACGACAAGTACAACGGCTCCCGCAGCAACAACAGCTGTTGCAGCGACAACAACAACACCTGCAGCTACGGCTGCCGCGGCGGCAGTTCCGGAAATGAAAGATATTACGTTAGTCGGCGTACGTGATGCACAGATTTCCTCTCAACAAATTATTGCAGATAAGCTTGGCTATTTCAAAGAAACTGGATTAAATGTGACCAGTCAACTGATTGAAAGCGGACCGGATATCGGACCGATGGTTGCCGGCGGCAGCGCGCCACTCTCGATTCAAACGAATTTTATGGACATTATTCTAAAATCATCGAACGTTCCTGTGAAAATTGTTACACCCCTAGCGCAAATTGCGGGTACGCAAGCTGTCGTCGGTTCCAAGAAATTAGAACTGAAGACATCCAAAGACTTAGAAGGCAAGACAATTGGGATCCCCAACGGAGCAGACGTGAAGATCGCAATTGATAATATGGGTAAAGAGCTTGGTGTGGATGTAAGCAAAATAAAATACGTCAATATAGCGCCAAGTGATGCGGTAATTGCTTTGCAAAAAGGTGATATTGATGCCCTGGCTTGTTGGGAACCGTTTATTACCAAAGCGATTCAAGGTGGAGGCAAGTTCTTGTTCAGCGGAACGAAGAGTGAGCTGCCTGACAAAAAAGGCGATGTGAAATGGATGAGCGTTCATACAACGATGCAGGTTTCAGACGATTTTATTAAGAAAAATCCGAATACGATTAAAGCCGTGCTTGCTGGTCTCAAAAAGGCGACGGATTATATTAACAAGAACCGCGATGAAGCGATCAAGATTCTTGCTCCTGAGCTTCACTTAAGTGTTGAAGAGCTGACGCAAATCATGAGCCGAAATGTATACTCGATGGAAGTAGATGATACTTACGTAAATGGCAGTAACGGTGCGGCCGTAGGTGAATATCTAAAAGCTGTAGGTAATATTAAAACCATTCCGAAACCAGATACTTACCATGATTTGAGCTTGTTGAAAGCTGTAGATTCATCACTTGTAAAAGTTGAATTCAAATAA
- a CDS encoding ABC transporter ATP-binding protein — translation MKLTAKQVGKSFGDRVVLKQVDLTVNSHEFICILGHSGCGKSTLLNMVAGYLLPDEGEIKVDGEMIKGPSKSRGMVFQDHALFPWYNVLENISFGPEVQGASKAKAKEIGKEFLSLVGLEAYANHYPAELSGGMKQRVGIARALASSPEILLMDEPFGALDILTRDMMRRELRRICAKLRPTILFVTHSISEAVYLADRVVVMKDGEIAETFSIEIEHPRTFESPGFSKAMRSIERILMEDETEEAI, via the coding sequence ATGAAATTAACGGCGAAGCAAGTGGGGAAGAGCTTTGGAGATCGCGTCGTGCTTAAACAAGTTGACTTAACGGTGAATTCTCATGAATTTATTTGTATCTTAGGGCATAGCGGTTGCGGTAAATCAACACTTCTGAATATGGTGGCCGGATATTTGCTCCCTGATGAAGGTGAAATAAAGGTCGATGGTGAGATGATAAAAGGCCCATCGAAATCAAGGGGAATGGTCTTTCAGGATCATGCTTTGTTCCCTTGGTACAATGTTCTCGAAAACATTTCATTTGGGCCTGAAGTACAAGGCGCGTCCAAGGCGAAAGCCAAAGAAATCGGCAAGGAATTCCTGAGTCTGGTTGGACTTGAAGCCTATGCGAATCATTATCCAGCCGAATTATCTGGCGGTATGAAGCAGCGAGTAGGAATTGCTAGAGCACTTGCGAGCTCACCAGAAATTTTGTTGATGGATGAACCATTCGGTGCTCTCGATATTTTGACCAGGGACATGATGCGTAGAGAGCTTAGGCGCATATGTGCAAAGCTTAGACCGACTATCCTATTCGTTACTCACAGTATTAGCGAAGCAGTCTATCTAGCTGATCGGGTGGTTGTGATGAAGGATGGCGAAATTGCAGAGACGTTTTCCATCGAAATTGAGCATCCACGCACGTTTGAATCTCCTGGATTTAGTAAAGCGATGCGCAGCATCGAGCGGATTTTGATGGAAGATGAAACAGAGGAGGCAATCTGA
- a CDS encoding glyoxalase superfamily protein: MIVITTIKGVTPIFRMFDERKAKEFYIDYLGFSLGWEHRFESDMPLYMEVSLGECKLHLSEHYGDCSPGAAVRIEIVDIEAFHSSLINKKYRYSRPGIETSPWHTKEVCVTDPFGNKLTFYEPLKDHMD; encoded by the coding sequence ATGATTGTTATTACAACCATTAAAGGTGTCACGCCCATTTTCAGAATGTTCGATGAGAGGAAGGCAAAGGAATTCTACATAGATTACTTGGGTTTTTCGTTAGGGTGGGAGCATCGTTTTGAGAGTGATATGCCCCTTTATATGGAGGTCAGTTTAGGTGAATGTAAATTACACTTATCTGAGCATTATGGGGATTGCAGCCCGGGTGCAGCGGTTCGAATAGAAATCGTGGACATAGAAGCATTTCATTCTAGCTTGATAAATAAAAAATATAGATATTCTCGCCCCGGTATAGAAACCAGCCCGTGGCATACCAAAGAAGTCTGCGTCACGGATCCGTTCGGGAATAAGCTGACTTTTTATGAACCGTTAAAAGACCATATGGATTAA
- a CDS encoding galactosyltransferase-related protein, whose product MDGFDRGFNVWGFEDIELSIKLWLHGYRCSVQ is encoded by the coding sequence GTGGACGGCTTTGATCGAGGATTTAATGTTTGGGGATTCGAAGATATCGAACTGTCGATTAAGCTTTGGCTGCACGGTTACAGATGCAGTGTGCAGTAA
- the cysC gene encoding adenylyl-sulfate kinase, with product MQKGVTVWFTGLSGAGKTTISGLVEAELRQSGKKVEALDGDVVRRNLTADLGFSKEDRFTNIQRVAYVATLLTRNDIIVLASFISPYQEMRDYCRKEIGSFIEVFVKCPLEECISRDVKGLYKKALKGEISHFTGITDHFEEPMNPDVVVETGVETPQESAAIIMAYLARNHYV from the coding sequence TTGCAAAAAGGTGTTACTGTTTGGTTTACAGGGCTTTCAGGTGCTGGGAAAACAACAATCAGCGGCTTAGTAGAAGCGGAGCTTAGGCAATCGGGCAAAAAGGTGGAAGCACTGGACGGCGATGTTGTGCGAAGGAACTTAACGGCTGATCTTGGTTTTTCTAAAGAGGATCGATTTACAAACATACAAAGAGTGGCCTATGTGGCGACGCTGCTTACCAGAAACGATATTATTGTTCTTGCGTCCTTTATATCCCCGTATCAGGAGATGAGGGATTATTGTCGGAAGGAGATCGGTTCTTTCATTGAGGTGTTTGTTAAATGCCCCTTAGAGGAATGTATCAGTAGGGATGTGAAAGGACTCTATAAAAAGGCACTGAAAGGGGAAATTTCGCATTTCACCGGAATTACGGATCACTTTGAAGAACCGATGAACCCCGATGTTGTCGTTGAAACAGGGGTTGAAACCCCGCAAGAGAGCGCTGCGATCATCATGGCTTATTTGGCGCGTAATCACTATGTATAA